The following are encoded together in the Cervus elaphus chromosome 23, mCerEla1.1, whole genome shotgun sequence genome:
- the LOC122682077 gene encoding PRELI domain-containing protein 1, mitochondrial-like: MVKYFLGQSVLRSSWDQVFAAFWQRYPNPYSKHVLTEDIVHREVTSDQKLLSRRLLTKTNRMPRWAERLFPANVAHSVYILEDSIVDPQNQTMTTFTWNINHARLMMVEERCAYRVNSDNSGWTEIRREAWVSSSLFGVSRAVQEFGLARFKSNVTKTMKGFEYILAKLQGEAPPKTLVETAKEAKEKAKETALAATEKAKDLASKAATKKQQQQQQFV, from the exons ATGGTGAAGTATTTCCTGGGCCAGAGCGTGCTACGGAGTTCCTGGGACCAAGTGTTCGCTGCCTTCTGGCAGCGGTACCCGAATCCCTATAG CAAACATGTCTTGACGGAAGACATAGTGCACCGAGAGGTGACCTCTGACCAGAAGCTCCTGTCCCGACGACTCCTGACCAAGACGAACAGGATGCCCCGCTGGGCTGAGCGACTGTTTCCTGCCAATGTTGCTCACTCAGTGTACATCCTGGAGGATTCTATTGTGGACCCACAAAACCAGACCATGACCACCTTCACCTGGAACATCAACCACGCCCGGCTGATGATGGTGGAGGAACGATGTGCTTACCGTGTGAACTCTGATAACAGCGGCTGGACCGAAATCCGCCGGGAAGCCTGGGTCTCCTCTAGCTTATTTGGTGTCTCCAGAGCTGTCCAGGAATTTGGTCTCGCGCGGTTCAAAAGCAACGTGACCAAGACTATGAAGGGTTTTGAATACATCTTGGCCAAGCTGCAAGGTGAGGCCCCTCCCAAAACCCTTGTTGAAACAGCCAAGGAAGCCAAGGAGAAGGCCAAGGAGACGGCACTGGCAGCTACGGAGAAGGCCAAGGACCTTGCCAGCAAGGCAGCCacgaagaagcagcagcagcagcagcagttcgtGTAG